From the Candidatus Omnitrophota bacterium genome, the window AAGGAACTGAGTTTTGCAATGGGACCGCAATCACTGACCTTTATGGACCGCGATCTTTACAAGGCGGGGATCGTAATCCAGCAGCCCATTTTCCTGGGTGGCCGGCTGGATGCGGCGTACAAGGCATCGCAGTATTCGCGGGACGCCCAGGCCCAAGGGAAAAAAGCCATCGAAGAGGAACTCACTTTCCAGGTTACGCGCGCTTACCGGACCGTGCAGGTGGCCGAGGCATTTCAGAAAGTCGCCGCAGAGGCCCACGATCTACTTGCAGTACACGAACACGATGTTACCATACTGGTGGAAAAGGGAACGAATCCGGAAATCGACCTTCTGCGCACCCGCACGGAATTGGCCAATACCCGAACGGAGCTGAATGCGGCCGATAACGCAGTTGATTTGGCTCACTCTGCCCTGAAAAACTTGCTGGTCATCCCACTTGAAGAATCGGTCAGTTTGACAGAGGCCTTGGGGCGGCCTCTGAAGCCGGAAGACGATCTTTCTCATCTCACCAAATTGGCCCTCGATCGACGTCCGGAGATTTCGGCAATCACTTTCAAAATTGCCGCTGTAGAGCAGGGGCTCAGGGCGGCGAAAGGAGAATATATGCCTTCCGTTGCCCTGGAAGGGCGATACGAATACATGAAAGGCGATACCCGGGATCTGGAAGGTGGAGACCACTGGACGGTTGGAATGGTGGCGCAGCTTCCCCTCTGGAATTGGGGGAAGACAGGGGCCAGGGTCAGAGAGGCGAGCTCCCAACTTGCACAGGCAAGAATTGAGCATGATAAAACAAAAGACCGCATTCGGCTTGAGGTGCGCCAGGCCTTTCTCAACCTTGGGAAAGCGGAAAAGAATATCGAGGCGGCCGAGAGTGCGCTAAAGACGGCCAGGGAGGCCTATCGCCACGCACGGGTCAGATACCGGGCGGGAGAAGGCACAAATACCGATGTGTTGGATGTCCGGACGTCCTTGACTCGAACTGAAGCGACTCACACCCAGGCTCTTTATGACTACAACGTTGCGCTCGCTGCCATTCAGAGAGCAGTGGGTGCAAAGGTCGTGAAGGAATCTGACATCAAGGGAGAGGAACCTGCCAAATGAAGCGAAAATCAGCATATATCATGATTGCCGTTTCCGTTGTTGTAATTGCAATCATTGTGTTTCAAGTTTTCAGCAAACAAAAGCAAAAAGACATCGATGTGCAGGCGGTCGATAAAGCGCTGCCGGTCACAATCGCGGCTGTTGTTCAACATGAGTTTCGCGAAGAGATCAGTGCTGTCGGCACGCTGAAAGCCCGAGAGGTAAGCCCGCTGAGTCCCAAAGTGGCAGGGACCGTAACAGGGGTTCTGGTTGATGTCGGGGATCGCGTTAAAAGCGGTCAGGTCGTGATCCGATTGGACAGGACGAACCTCGATCTTGCGGTCAAACAGGTGCGGGCAGCCCTTGCGGCTGCGGAAGCAGCGATTCTACAGGCTAACGCTCAGTTTGAACGGGCCGAGAAGGATTACATCAGAGCAACGGAACTGCTGAAAGAAAGGGTCATTCCGCAAAGCCGCTTTGA encodes:
- a CDS encoding TolC family protein → PHSYSTATAGLSPEMQSDFTSSPNELLRRFERNGRLYLSLNDCLLIASHRSHDILLTQEALSQAEEKITQARAAMLPFLGAEASYARLDKELSFAMGPQSLTFMDRDLYKAGIVIQQPIFLGGRLDAAYKASQYSRDAQAQGKKAIEEELTFQVTRAYRTVQVAEAFQKVAAEAHDLLAVHEHDVTILVEKGTNPEIDLLRTRTELANTRTELNAADNAVDLAHSALKNLLVIPLEESVSLTEALGRPLKPEDDLSHLTKLALDRRPEISAITFKIAAVEQGLRAAKGEYMPSVALEGRYEYMKGDTRDLEGGDHWTVGMVAQLPLWNWGKTGARVREASSQLAQARIEHDKTKDRIRLEVRQAFLNLGKAEKNIEAAESALKTAREAYRHARVRYRAGEGTNTDVLDVRTSLTRTEATHTQALYDYNVALAAIQRAVGAKVVKESDIKGEEPAK